The Mytilus galloprovincialis chromosome 2, xbMytGall1.hap1.1, whole genome shotgun sequence genome has a window encoding:
- the LOC143062758 gene encoding tetraspanin-31-A-like isoform X1 produces MVCGGFSCSKNALAALNVLYFIVALILIGVSAYSKVVSIIVSLSLVGGVIASGVFLMLIAIIGYLGAVKHHQVLLFFYMVILFLLFLFQFSIACACLAVNAEQRSYFANQAWTAASEKSLTAVQTKYDCCGYSDPIKYPHPSCVKLACCAGNNQTDPVCSPNFKPNETLTYSGICKPCESEMKEAIHTAFSSTGGVGLFFSFTEIIGVWITIRYRNQKDPRANPSSFL; encoded by the exons ATGGTTTGTGGCGGCTTTTCATGTTCTAAAAATGCTTTGGCAGCATTGAATGTGTTATATTTC attgtaGCCTTGATTCTAATTGGTGTCTCAGCATATAGCAAGGTAGtgtcaatcattgttagtttgtCATTAGTGGGCGGAGTTATTGCTTCTGGGGTGTTCCTGATGCTGATAGCTATCATTGGTTATTTAGGAGCTGTTAAACATCACCAAGTCTTACTgtttttt TACATGGTAATATTATTTCTACTGTTCCTGTTCCAGTTCTCTATAGCATGTGCCTGTCTTGCAGTTAATGCCGAACAGCGTAGTTACTTTGCAAATCAAGCCTGGACTGCAGCTAGTGAAAAATCATTAACAGCTGTACAAACCAAATATGATTGTTGCGGATATTCTGATCCCATAAAATATCCCCATCCTTCTTGTGTAAAG TTGGCATGCTGTGCTGGTAACAACCAAACAGATCCTGTCTGTTCACCTAATTTTAAACCAAATGAGACATTAACATATAGTGGCATTTGTAAACCATGTGAATCAGAGATGAAAGAGGCAATACACACAGCTTTCTCAAGCACTGGTGGAGTTGGTCTCTTCTTCAGTTTTACAGAG ATAATTGGTGTTTGGATAACAATACGTTATAGAAACC